From Streptomyces sp. NBC_01460, a single genomic window includes:
- a CDS encoding CHAT domain-containing protein: MRDERGHLLQAMRDRLARATTADGRVDGDVVFAPEADAELRSLLSAVDTATDLEARHAAGWLAVARVSALPGERAGVHRAMAGILLFPVWTHDPQLVPPVLAAAFDRTDPHERPDPESADGPAEWSAECVASMIAAEGEQYDPPPDAPEGIRRLYELAVRAAAKAPSREALLDTGLAMGILAVAATPEHDPAYEDRCADLRHAFTLAGRHRADGDAPSRKAGGTDTGPPAAAPAVRGTEAAIVLAYRALKRMPAGSAGRIHALNDLGLHFHERYQQAHDPDDLDEAIGMARDVIDQLPAGSPHLAGCLSNLAAALSLRLDRWGGEPEEYDEAVDLGRRAALVDPEGPGTCLNLGLALLHRHQRLGRPGDLDEAVGVLTRALQACREPGQRTGVLNTLGNALRARFLLKGDPADLDGAITHLSDVLATSREVTARHVTRLLVPAMTLFTRYELDPVRNGVDLDEALGLLRRAESLAAPGHTARPVTLSDLGRVLQSSYERSGGPDELNEAVHAFRESVALTPEGHEILGLRLVNLAMALDLRHELTQASEDLREARDCRHRATLLPGLGDAHRALLLGATGLGLLAGAERDAAPVDRLDDAITHFRGALDLTPAGSPLVPRRRFNLAGALLVRHDLTRRRRDAKESRRLADAVVAALPPDSPELPGALTLAARARRAGSAAAWSPVVRQELLTLLRRAVESTPRGHPWTAWRLTRLGEALWDRGTDAERAEASDVFRAAALEQQCPPSDRLSAARAWGLSCAERGDHARALEGYEVAVDLLPSVAPRHLVRDDQEFLLGRTAGLGADAAACAVRCGRPGLAVGLLEQARGVMLSHAFDTDSDLTRLREAAPDLATRFEELRDALDVTTGDTHPRGGDLLDEAVGAPRVPEAARAELRRRLAAEWQELTGRIRTEHPELGLLRPVREWDERDVCATAARGPVVLVNVSSHGSDALIVTERAIDSVPLPELVPQKVASRRQALDDALARIETPGTSRKQSLGAQQAVRETLDWLWHGATGPVLDRLGIRSVPSGPWPRLWWSPGGSLRTLPLHAAAPADGTPGALDRVVSSYTPTLRALHHGRQRVARPADRPADDGVLVVAVPDAAGAGPLPGARREAEHLSRSLPGATLLVGASATRSAVVSALPRHACVHFACHGLGDPRRPSDSLLVLHDHGEHPLTVGDLSRLRLPAVRLAYLSACDTLRTSPELADEAVHLVSALQMAGFPHVIGSLWHVDDTVGADMAADVYGALHTGNGSLDVSRTAHALHTAVRTVRAAYPATPSLWACQVHVGP, encoded by the coding sequence GTGAGGGACGAACGGGGTCATCTCCTCCAGGCGATGCGTGACCGTCTCGCGCGCGCCACGACGGCGGACGGCCGGGTGGACGGGGACGTGGTGTTCGCCCCGGAGGCCGACGCCGAACTCCGCTCGCTGCTCAGCGCCGTCGACACGGCGACCGACCTGGAGGCCCGGCACGCCGCCGGCTGGCTCGCCGTGGCCCGGGTGTCGGCTCTCCCCGGTGAACGGGCCGGAGTCCACCGGGCCATGGCCGGCATCCTCCTCTTCCCGGTCTGGACGCACGATCCCCAGCTCGTGCCACCGGTGCTGGCAGCCGCTTTCGACCGCACCGACCCCCACGAGCGCCCCGACCCGGAGAGCGCCGACGGCCCCGCCGAGTGGTCGGCCGAGTGCGTCGCGTCCATGATCGCGGCGGAGGGGGAGCAGTACGATCCGCCACCGGACGCCCCCGAAGGCATCCGCCGGCTGTACGAGTTGGCCGTACGGGCGGCCGCCAAGGCGCCCTCGCGTGAGGCGCTGCTCGACACCGGGCTCGCGATGGGCATCCTCGCCGTCGCGGCGACACCCGAGCACGACCCGGCCTACGAGGACCGGTGCGCCGATCTGCGACACGCCTTCACCCTCGCCGGCCGGCACCGGGCGGACGGCGACGCCCCGAGCCGGAAGGCGGGCGGCACGGACACGGGCCCTCCGGCCGCGGCACCTGCCGTCCGTGGCACCGAGGCGGCGATCGTCCTCGCGTACCGCGCACTCAAGCGCATGCCGGCCGGGTCCGCCGGCCGGATCCACGCCCTCAACGACCTCGGCCTCCACTTCCATGAGCGCTACCAGCAGGCGCACGACCCGGACGACCTGGACGAGGCGATCGGCATGGCCCGGGACGTGATCGACCAGCTTCCGGCCGGGAGCCCGCACCTCGCGGGCTGTCTCAGCAACCTGGCGGCGGCCCTGAGCCTGCGGCTGGACCGGTGGGGCGGTGAGCCCGAGGAGTACGACGAGGCGGTGGATCTGGGACGCCGGGCCGCGCTCGTGGACCCGGAGGGGCCAGGGACGTGTCTCAACCTGGGCCTCGCGCTGCTGCACCGGCACCAGCGTCTCGGCCGACCCGGTGACCTGGACGAAGCGGTCGGTGTCCTGACCCGGGCACTCCAGGCGTGCCGGGAGCCCGGACAGCGCACCGGCGTGCTCAACACCCTCGGCAACGCGCTGCGCGCTCGCTTCCTGCTGAAGGGCGATCCCGCCGACCTGGACGGGGCGATCACACATCTGTCCGACGTGCTGGCCACATCCCGGGAGGTGACGGCACGTCACGTGACACGTCTGCTCGTCCCGGCGATGACCTTGTTCACCCGGTACGAGCTCGACCCGGTCCGGAACGGGGTGGATCTGGACGAGGCCCTGGGACTCCTGCGGCGGGCCGAGTCACTCGCCGCACCGGGTCACACGGCCCGGCCGGTCACCTTGAGCGACCTCGGCCGGGTGCTGCAGAGCAGCTACGAACGGTCGGGAGGGCCCGACGAGTTGAACGAGGCCGTGCACGCCTTCCGGGAGTCGGTGGCCCTCACTCCCGAGGGACACGAGATCCTCGGGCTCCGGCTGGTCAACCTGGCCATGGCCTTGGACCTGCGCCATGAACTGACCCAGGCGAGCGAGGACCTGCGGGAAGCCCGCGACTGCCGTCACCGGGCCACCCTGCTGCCCGGACTCGGCGACGCCCATCGCGCGCTGCTGCTGGGCGCGACGGGCCTCGGTCTGCTGGCGGGTGCCGAACGCGACGCGGCACCTGTCGACCGGCTCGACGACGCGATCACCCACTTCAGAGGGGCGCTGGATCTCACCCCGGCCGGCAGCCCGCTGGTGCCCCGGCGGCGTTTCAATCTGGCGGGTGCCCTCCTCGTCCGCCACGACCTCACGCGACGGCGCCGCGACGCGAAGGAGTCGCGCAGGCTGGCCGACGCGGTCGTCGCCGCGTTGCCGCCGGACTCACCCGAACTGCCCGGCGCCCTGACGCTGGCCGCCCGCGCCCGGCGCGCCGGGTCCGCCGCCGCGTGGTCGCCGGTGGTCCGGCAGGAGCTGCTCACGCTGCTCCGCCGCGCGGTCGAGTCCACCCCGCGCGGCCACCCCTGGACCGCGTGGCGGCTCACGCGACTGGGGGAGGCCCTGTGGGACCGGGGTACGGACGCCGAGCGGGCCGAGGCGTCCGACGTGTTCAGGGCCGCGGCCCTGGAGCAGCAGTGCCCGCCCTCGGACCGCTTGTCCGCCGCCCGGGCCTGGGGCCTGTCCTGCGCGGAACGCGGCGATCACGCCCGCGCCCTGGAGGGGTACGAGGTGGCGGTCGATCTGCTGCCCTCCGTCGCTCCCCGTCATCTCGTCCGCGACGACCAGGAGTTCCTCCTGGGCCGGACGGCCGGGCTCGGGGCCGACGCCGCGGCCTGCGCCGTGCGGTGCGGCCGGCCCGGACTCGCGGTGGGTCTGCTCGAACAGGCCAGAGGCGTGATGCTCTCCCACGCCTTCGACACCGACAGTGATCTGACCCGCCTCCGGGAGGCGGCCCCGGACCTCGCCACCCGCTTCGAGGAGCTGCGTGACGCGCTCGACGTCACGACCGGTGACACGCATCCGCGCGGCGGGGACCTCCTCGACGAGGCCGTGGGTGCGCCGCGTGTGCCCGAGGCGGCCCGAGCCGAACTGCGCCGGCGGCTGGCCGCCGAGTGGCAGGAGCTCACCGGGAGGATCCGCACCGAGCACCCCGAGCTCGGCCTGCTGCGTCCGGTGCGGGAGTGGGACGAGCGCGACGTGTGCGCGACGGCCGCGCGCGGGCCCGTGGTCCTGGTCAACGTCTCCTCGCACGGCAGCGACGCGCTGATCGTGACCGAGCGTGCCATCGACTCCGTACCGCTCCCCGAACTCGTCCCGCAGAAGGTGGCGTCGCGCCGGCAGGCGCTCGATGACGCCCTGGCCCGCATCGAGACGCCCGGCACCTCCCGCAAGCAGTCGCTGGGTGCCCAGCAGGCCGTCCGGGAGACGCTGGACTGGCTGTGGCACGGGGCCACCGGCCCCGTCCTCGACCGCCTGGGCATCAGGTCCGTGCCCTCGGGCCCGTGGCCCCGCCTGTGGTGGTCCCCGGGCGGCAGCCTGCGCACCCTGCCGCTGCACGCCGCCGCCCCGGCCGACGGCACACCCGGGGCGCTGGACCGCGTGGTCTCCTCGTACACGCCCACGCTGCGGGCGCTGCACCACGGCAGGCAACGGGTCGCGCGCCCGGCGGACCGTCCGGCGGACGACGGTGTCCTCGTCGTCGCCGTCCCGGACGCCGCCGGGGCAGGCCCCTTGCCGGGCGCGCGCCGCGAGGCGGAGCACCTGTCCCGGTCACTGCCCGGCGCCACGCTGCTGGTGGGGGCGTCCGCGACCCGGTCCGCGGTGGTCTCCGCCCTGCCCCGGCACGCCTGCGTGCACTTCGCCTGCCACGGGCTGGGCGATCCCCGGCGGCCCTCCGACAGCCTGCTCGTCCTGCACGACCACGGCGAACACCCGCTGACCGTGGGCGACCTCTCCCGGCTCCGGCTGCCCGCGGTGCGGCTCGCCTACCTCTCCGCCTGCGACACCCTGCGCACCAGCCCCGAGCTCGCCGACGAGGCGGTCCACCTGGTGAGCGCCCTCCAGATGGCGGGCTTCCCCCACGTCATCGGCTCGCTGTGGCACGTGGACGACACCGTCGGAGCCGACATGGCCGCAGACGTGTACGGGGCCCTGCACACCGGCAACGGTTCGCTGGACGTCTCCCGGACCGCCCACGCCCTGCACACGGCGGTGCGCACCGTGCGCGCGGCGTACCCCGCGACCCCCAGCCTGTGGGCGTGCCAGGTGCATGTGGGCCCCTGA
- a CDS encoding ABC transporter substrate-binding protein, whose translation MTDDRSVRDGGTLTVALNSDPDKLDPSLAQTLVGRTVFAGMCEKLYDIDEDGTLVPQLAASLPTTSADGRTVTIQVRPGLKFSDGTRMDADAVVTSLLRHRDLPGSARGTELAPVAGAEATGPLTVRLTLDHSYVPLTGVLADRAGMVMSPAALKKYGKNFTNHPSCVGPFRFVERVGGDRIVLEKDPNYYDADKVHLDGVVYKPIPDGNVRLANLRSGDLQVGDQMAPVDVQSALTEPKLQLFNSPSLGYQGIGINVGNVKGLGQKPGKLDTPLARDVRVREAFELAIDRDLLNKVVFQGMYEPACGPVSPQSAIAPGVAPEDCPRRDVDRAKELLKEAGVKTPVKIELKTSTTPEQGRVGQVLQAMVKEAGFELSLRPTEYATMLAETDGGDYDVFTSGWSGRLDPDGNVSNFLKTAGAMNAYGLGDPEIDKLIAEGRSVADPARRTRIYEELTRRVQDAHALIYLYRQKNYVVAGKDIAGIHVYGDGLVRVRNAGYTR comes from the coding sequence ATGACCGACGACCGGTCCGTACGCGACGGCGGGACCCTCACCGTCGCCCTCAACTCGGATCCGGACAAACTGGATCCGAGCCTCGCGCAGACCCTGGTGGGCCGCACGGTCTTCGCGGGCATGTGCGAGAAGCTCTACGACATCGACGAGGACGGCACCCTCGTGCCGCAGCTCGCCGCGTCGCTCCCCACCACCTCGGCCGACGGCCGTACGGTCACCATCCAGGTGCGCCCCGGGCTGAAGTTCAGCGACGGGACCCGCATGGACGCCGACGCGGTCGTCACCTCGCTGCTGCGCCACCGCGATCTGCCCGGATCCGCGCGCGGCACCGAACTGGCCCCGGTCGCCGGGGCCGAGGCCACCGGACCGCTCACGGTCCGTCTGACGCTCGACCACTCCTACGTCCCGCTCACCGGTGTGCTCGCCGACCGGGCCGGGATGGTGATGTCACCGGCCGCCCTCAAGAAGTACGGGAAGAACTTCACCAACCACCCGTCCTGCGTCGGCCCCTTCCGCTTCGTCGAACGCGTCGGCGGCGACCGGATCGTGCTCGAGAAGGACCCGAACTACTACGACGCCGACAAGGTCCACCTGGACGGCGTGGTCTACAAGCCGATACCCGACGGCAACGTCAGGCTCGCGAACCTGCGCTCCGGTGACCTCCAGGTCGGCGACCAGATGGCCCCTGTCGACGTACAGAGCGCTCTGACCGAGCCGAAGCTCCAGCTGTTCAATTCGCCCTCGCTCGGCTACCAGGGCATCGGGATCAACGTCGGCAATGTGAAGGGCCTCGGGCAGAAGCCCGGGAAGCTCGACACCCCGCTCGCCCGCGACGTCCGCGTCCGGGAGGCCTTCGAGCTCGCCATCGACCGCGATCTGCTCAACAAGGTCGTCTTCCAGGGCATGTACGAGCCGGCCTGCGGCCCCGTCTCCCCGCAGTCCGCCATCGCCCCCGGCGTCGCGCCGGAGGACTGCCCCCGGCGCGATGTCGACCGGGCGAAGGAACTGCTGAAGGAGGCCGGGGTGAAGACCCCGGTGAAGATCGAGCTGAAGACGTCCACCACCCCGGAGCAGGGGCGGGTCGGCCAGGTGCTCCAGGCGATGGTCAAGGAGGCGGGCTTCGAGCTGTCGCTGCGGCCCACCGAGTACGCCACCATGCTCGCGGAGACCGACGGCGGCGACTACGACGTCTTCACCAGCGGCTGGTCCGGCCGGCTCGACCCGGACGGCAACGTCTCCAACTTCCTCAAGACGGCCGGCGCCATGAACGCCTACGGTCTCGGCGACCCGGAGATCGACAAGCTGATCGCCGAGGGGCGCAGTGTCGCGGACCCCGCCCGGCGCACCCGGATCTACGAAGAACTCACCCGGCGCGTCCAGGACGCCCACGCGCTGATCTACCTCTACCGGCAGAAGAACTACGTCGTCGCCGGCAAGGACATCGCGGGCATCCACGTCTACGGCGACGGACTGGTCCGGGTCAGGAATGCGGGGTACACCCGATGA
- a CDS encoding ABC transporter permease, producing MTKYLLTRLRQSLITLFLVSVVVFAGIRALPGDPALALAGEERSPEALAAIRESYGLNDNVVIQYARFIGHALTGDLGTSSRTGLPVADAIGQALPVTLELAALSLLLAIVVGIGAGVVAAVRRGKPEEWLANAIALIGLSIPTFWLGIVLVLGFAIAVPVFAASGYVPFGTDPVDNLRRMVLPAIVLGSGLAAVVMRQTRAAMLDSLSADYVRTARAKGLSKGSAIGGHALRNSLVTVVTVLGLQLGHLISGAVVTEQIFVLPGFGKLTIDAVFTRDYATLQAVVLCTSAAYILINLLVDVVYSVIDPRIRLGGAR from the coding sequence ATGACGAAGTACCTGCTGACGCGCCTGCGTCAGTCCCTCATCACGCTCTTCCTCGTCAGTGTCGTCGTCTTCGCCGGCATCCGGGCGCTGCCCGGCGACCCGGCGCTCGCCCTGGCCGGTGAGGAGCGGAGCCCCGAGGCCCTCGCCGCGATCCGGGAGAGCTACGGACTGAACGACAACGTGGTCATCCAGTACGCGCGGTTCATCGGGCACGCCCTGACCGGCGACCTGGGCACCTCCTCCCGCACCGGACTCCCCGTCGCCGACGCGATCGGGCAGGCCCTGCCCGTCACCCTGGAGCTGGCCGCGCTCTCGCTGCTCCTGGCGATCGTGGTCGGCATCGGCGCCGGCGTGGTCGCCGCCGTGCGGCGCGGGAAGCCGGAGGAGTGGCTCGCCAACGCCATCGCGCTGATCGGCCTCTCCATCCCGACCTTCTGGCTCGGCATCGTGCTCGTCCTCGGATTCGCCATCGCCGTGCCGGTGTTCGCCGCCTCCGGTTACGTGCCCTTCGGCACCGACCCCGTCGACAACCTGCGCCGCATGGTGCTGCCCGCGATCGTGCTCGGCTCCGGCCTCGCCGCCGTCGTGATGCGGCAGACCCGGGCCGCGATGCTCGACTCGCTCTCGGCCGACTACGTACGGACCGCCCGGGCCAAGGGCCTGTCCAAGGGCTCCGCCATCGGCGGACACGCGCTGCGCAACTCGCTGGTCACCGTCGTGACCGTGCTCGGCCTCCAGCTGGGGCACCTGATCTCCGGGGCCGTCGTCACCGAGCAGATCTTCGTCCTCCCCGGTTTCGGCAAGCTCACCATCGACGCCGTCTTCACCCGCGACTACGCGACGCTCCAGGCCGTGGTGCTCTGCACCTCCGCCGCGTACATCCTCATCAACCTGCTGGTCGACGTGGTCTATTCGGTCATCGACCCGCGCATCCGGCTCGGAGGTGCCCGGTGA
- a CDS encoding ABC transporter permease, which translates to MTTATTVLPTPPEASRRKPGGGKLRALRRNRLALTGAVIAAVFVLAALFAPLIAPYDPSQPDFGNVLAEPSAAHWLGTDDLGRDQLSRIVHGARASMQVGLVAVVLAFLVGVPLGLLAGYYGRFADTAVSRLTDTMLAFPFLVLAVGLAAILGPSLTNATIAIGISQIPAVIRITRAETLRLKHVDYVAAAVANGGGDGTVLFRHILPNATSALIVQATVGIPAAIIGEALLSFLGLGVQPPDPSLGVMLSGAQSFLAPAPWLAVFPGLAIVAATLAFNLLGDGLRDVLDPRGGTR; encoded by the coding sequence GTGACCACCGCGACCACAGTGCTGCCCACCCCGCCCGAGGCGAGCCGCCGGAAGCCCGGCGGCGGCAAGCTCCGCGCCCTGCGCAGGAACCGGCTCGCCCTCACCGGCGCGGTCATCGCCGCCGTCTTCGTCCTCGCCGCCCTGTTCGCCCCGCTCATCGCCCCGTACGACCCCTCGCAACCGGACTTCGGGAACGTGCTCGCCGAGCCGAGCGCCGCGCACTGGCTCGGTACGGACGACCTCGGCCGCGACCAGCTCTCCCGCATCGTCCACGGCGCCCGCGCGTCCATGCAGGTCGGTCTCGTCGCCGTCGTGCTGGCCTTCCTCGTCGGCGTCCCGCTGGGGCTGCTCGCCGGGTACTACGGCCGCTTCGCGGACACCGCCGTCTCCCGCCTCACCGACACCATGCTGGCCTTCCCCTTCCTGGTGCTCGCCGTCGGACTCGCCGCGATCCTCGGCCCGTCGCTCACCAACGCGACCATCGCCATCGGCATCTCGCAGATCCCCGCCGTCATCCGGATCACCCGCGCCGAGACCCTGCGGCTCAAGCACGTGGACTACGTCGCCGCGGCCGTCGCCAACGGGGGCGGGGACGGCACCGTCCTCTTCCGGCACATCCTGCCCAACGCGACCTCCGCCCTGATCGTCCAGGCGACCGTCGGCATCCCCGCCGCGATCATCGGCGAGGCGCTGCTCAGCTTCCTCGGCCTCGGCGTCCAGCCGCCGGACCCCTCGCTCGGCGTGATGCTCTCCGGGGCCCAGTCCTTCCTGGCGCCCGCGCCCTGGCTGGCCGTCTTCCCCGGCCTCGCGATCGTCGCGGCGACGCTGGCCTTCAACCTGCTCGGTGACGGGCTGCGTGACGTCCTGGACCCCCGAGGAGGGACCCGATGA
- a CDS encoding ABC transporter ATP-binding protein: MTETVLEPVRKAAAEPALSVRDLSVSFHSDTRTVHAVDGVSYDLAPGEVLAVVGESGCGKSVTSMATMGLLPPTARIGGSIRLGGRELVGASEKELQKVRGKDIAMIFQEPMTSLNPVLTVGRQIGEVLRRHQGLSRKEARARAVELLELVGIPAPARRIDEYPHQLSGGMRQRVMIAIAVACDPAVLIADEPTTALDVTVQAGILEVLQSLRERLGTAIVLVTHDLGVVADAADRVLVMYAGRAVEQAPVHDLFASGRHPYTRGLLGAVLRPGGEGKRRLPEIPGLVPSLDSQPDACTFAPRCSRADDTCTGSRPGFRAVDPEAGADAAHRAACWHPYAGTDAEAAPETPARPEARPDQEAGK; this comes from the coding sequence ATGACCGAGACCGTTCTCGAACCCGTGCGGAAGGCGGCGGCCGAGCCGGCGCTGAGCGTGCGCGACCTGTCGGTCTCCTTCCACTCCGACACCCGCACCGTGCACGCGGTCGACGGGGTCTCCTACGACCTCGCGCCGGGCGAAGTCCTCGCCGTGGTGGGGGAGTCGGGCTGCGGCAAGTCCGTCACCTCGATGGCCACCATGGGGCTGCTGCCTCCGACCGCCCGGATCGGCGGTTCGATCAGGCTCGGCGGGCGTGAGCTGGTCGGCGCCTCGGAGAAGGAGCTGCAGAAGGTCCGCGGCAAGGACATCGCGATGATCTTCCAGGAGCCGATGACCTCGCTGAACCCGGTCCTCACCGTCGGCCGGCAGATCGGCGAGGTGCTGCGCCGGCACCAGGGGCTGAGCCGCAAGGAGGCCAGGGCGCGCGCCGTGGAGCTCCTCGAACTCGTCGGCATCCCCGCACCTGCCCGTCGCATCGACGAGTACCCGCACCAGCTCTCCGGCGGCATGCGGCAGCGCGTCATGATCGCCATCGCGGTGGCCTGCGACCCCGCCGTCCTCATCGCCGACGAACCCACGACCGCGCTGGACGTCACCGTCCAGGCCGGCATCCTCGAAGTCCTCCAGTCCCTGCGCGAGCGCCTCGGCACCGCCATCGTCCTGGTCACCCACGACCTCGGGGTCGTCGCCGACGCGGCCGACCGGGTGCTCGTGATGTACGCCGGGCGCGCCGTCGAACAGGCCCCGGTCCACGACCTGTTCGCCTCCGGGCGCCACCCCTACACCCGTGGTCTGCTCGGCGCCGTGTTGCGGCCCGGCGGTGAGGGCAAGCGGCGGCTCCCGGAGATCCCCGGCCTCGTCCCCAGCCTGGACAGCCAGCCCGACGCCTGTACCTTCGCCCCCCGCTGCTCCCGCGCCGACGACACCTGCACGGGCAGCCGCCCCGGCTTCCGCGCCGTCGACCCCGAGGCCGGGGCGGACGCGGCGCACCGGGCCGCCTGCTGGCACCCGTACGCGGGTACCGATGCCGAGGCCGCCCCCGAAACCCCCGCGCGCCCCGAGGCGCGCCCCGACCAGGAGGCCGGAAAGTGA
- a CDS encoding ABC transporter ATP-binding protein, producing MERHFGASGGGTVRAVDGVSITIGRGEVVGLVGESGSGKSTVGRCAVRLDEPTAGTVHINGTDISHLSRRALRPLRKDFHLVFQDPSSSLDPRMTVGQIIAEPLRLHGRARGAAARERVEQLLGQVGLRPEHADRHPHELSGGQRQRISIARALSCDPDLVVADEPTSALDVSVQASVLNLLADLQRDRGFGCLFITHDLAAVEFLADRIAVMYLGQIVEQAPTAELFAAPKHPYTQALLSAAPVPDPVAQRSRERIVLHGELPSPLDPPAGCRFHTRCPLAVDRCRTEVPALREVPGGRQVSCHLVADDGTAPDAAA from the coding sequence ATGGAACGGCACTTCGGTGCCTCCGGCGGCGGCACCGTCCGGGCCGTCGACGGCGTCTCGATCACCATCGGCCGCGGTGAGGTCGTCGGCCTCGTCGGCGAGTCGGGCAGCGGCAAGTCGACCGTCGGCCGCTGCGCCGTGCGCCTCGACGAACCCACCGCGGGCACCGTCCACATCAACGGCACCGACATCAGCCACCTCTCCCGCCGGGCGCTGCGCCCGCTGCGCAAGGACTTCCACCTGGTCTTCCAGGACCCGTCGTCCTCGCTCGACCCGCGGATGACGGTCGGCCAGATCATCGCCGAGCCCCTCCGGCTCCACGGCCGCGCCCGCGGAGCGGCCGCCCGGGAGCGGGTCGAGCAGCTGCTCGGCCAGGTCGGCCTGCGTCCCGAGCACGCGGACCGGCACCCGCACGAGCTGTCCGGCGGGCAACGCCAGCGGATCTCGATCGCCCGCGCCCTGTCCTGCGACCCCGACCTCGTCGTCGCCGACGAACCCACCTCGGCGCTCGACGTCTCGGTCCAGGCGTCCGTCCTCAACCTCCTGGCCGACCTCCAGCGCGACCGGGGCTTCGGCTGCCTGTTCATCACCCACGACCTGGCCGCCGTCGAGTTCCTCGCCGACCGGATCGCCGTGATGTACCTCGGGCAGATCGTGGAACAGGCGCCGACCGCCGAGCTGTTCGCCGCCCCCAAGCACCCCTACACCCAGGCGCTGCTCTCCGCGGCGCCGGTCCCCGACCCGGTCGCCCAGCGCTCCCGCGAGCGCATCGTGCTGCACGGCGAGCTGCCCAGCCCCCTCGACCCGCCGGCCGGCTGCCGCTTCCACACCCGCTGCCCGCTCGCCGTCGACCGCTGCCGCACCGAGGTCCCCGCCCTGCGGGAGGTCCCCGGCGGCCGGCAGGTCTCCTGCCATCTCGTCGCCGACGACGGCACCGCCCCCGACGCGGCTGCCTGA